One window from the genome of Gimesia aquarii encodes:
- a CDS encoding quinol:cytochrome C oxidoreductase — MQTSSDTNNKVSVQTLAELGPLPMKVALGCSVLLPVAFVLGFLMDNGTELFAFSYLQSTFFFLSISLGALFFVLIQQLTRAGWSVVLRRISEFISMGVIPLAVLVLPIVLVTLSGSDVLYQWASSKNVAGDHLLQAKAPYLNSGFFALRYVIYFGSWIFLARFFLNKSVAQDENGDPELTLLMERRSGPAILLYAFTISFAAIDFIMSLDAHWFSTIFGVYYFAAGLVGFFSTLAITLIYLRSKGLLQEPINVEHLHDVGKLLFAFNCFWAYIAISQYLLIWYANIPEETVFFLHRQEHGWGIISLTLVIGHFAIPFVFFMSRWMKRNPKTLFFWAAYLLVMNWIDIFWLVMPNVKSGSGESLGVSFAMILINICCTVGVGGIYVAGLLKFAGEKSVMPVRDPRLEESLKFHNI; from the coding sequence ATGCAAACCTCATCTGACACAAATAATAAAGTTTCCGTTCAAACACTGGCTGAACTGGGGCCGCTTCCTATGAAAGTCGCCCTTGGGTGCTCCGTGCTATTGCCAGTGGCGTTTGTGTTGGGCTTTTTAATGGATAACGGAACGGAACTTTTCGCGTTCTCTTATCTGCAAAGTACTTTTTTCTTTTTGAGCATTTCTCTAGGTGCGTTGTTCTTTGTACTCATTCAACAATTGACGCGCGCGGGTTGGAGTGTTGTCTTACGTCGTATTTCTGAATTTATTTCAATGGGAGTGATCCCTTTAGCCGTCCTGGTACTGCCAATTGTGTTAGTGACGCTTTCTGGAAGCGATGTTTTGTATCAATGGGCGAGTTCTAAAAACGTAGCTGGTGATCATCTTTTGCAGGCCAAGGCCCCTTACTTAAATAGTGGATTTTTTGCACTAAGATATGTGATCTATTTTGGATCCTGGATCTTTCTGGCACGATTCTTTTTAAATAAGTCCGTTGCTCAGGACGAAAATGGTGACCCTGAATTAACACTTTTGATGGAGCGTCGGAGTGGTCCGGCCATTTTGCTTTATGCATTTACGATTTCATTTGCAGCGATCGATTTTATTATGTCTCTGGACGCTCACTGGTTCAGTACGATTTTTGGAGTCTATTATTTTGCTGCAGGTCTAGTTGGTTTCTTTAGCACTCTGGCCATCACCTTAATTTATCTCCGCAGTAAAGGCCTATTACAAGAGCCGATCAATGTTGAGCATTTACATGATGTTGGTAAGTTACTGTTTGCTTTCAACTGCTTCTGGGCGTACATCGCCATTTCGCAATACCTTTTGATCTGGTATGCCAATATTCCTGAAGAAACTGTATTTTTCCTTCACCGCCAAGAGCATGGTTGGGGGATAATTTCTTTGACCCTGGTTATCGGTCATTTTGCGATTCCTTTTGTATTTTTTATGTCACGCTGGATGAAGCGGAATCCCAAAACTTTGTTTTTCTGGGCCGCGTACTTACTGGTCATGAACTGGATTGATATTTTCTGGCTTGTAATGCCGAATGTAAAATCGGGAAGCGGTGAATCCTTAGGCGTTTCCTTTGCAATGATCTTAATTAATATCTGTTGTACGGTTGGAGTTGGTGGAATCTATGTTGCTGGATTACTGAAATTTGCTGGTGAAAAATCAGTCATGCCGGTGAGGGATCCACGTTTGGAAGAGTCACTTAAGTTTCACAATATTTAA
- a CDS encoding SCO family protein translates to MNSKHSFILTLFLSALCVMPVQAERMEKAPKDIESLDVIEHLDSRLPLGLEFQDSNGKRVKLEDYFKKDRPVILSLNYSNCPMLCSLQLTGLVRGLKELEWSTGQQYDFVSVSIDPKETYQRANLTKQKYYKEYNRSGTGDGWHFLCGDQPAITEIAKAIGVQYKYVEERKEFAHPAVLVVCTPDGRISRYLYGIQFPEQTLKLALVEASEGKIGSTIDRFLLFCFHYDADSGRYAPTARNIMKIGGFATVFILTVVLIPYWRGRKGRTEIEIVQTQKTADGT, encoded by the coding sequence ATGAACTCTAAACATTCCTTTATTCTGACTCTTTTTCTCTCGGCATTATGTGTAATGCCCGTGCAGGCAGAGCGTATGGAAAAAGCACCTAAGGATATCGAGTCTCTCGATGTGATTGAGCATCTGGATAGTCGTCTTCCTTTAGGATTAGAGTTTCAGGACAGTAATGGTAAACGCGTTAAACTCGAGGACTATTTTAAGAAAGATCGCCCCGTAATTCTTTCTCTGAACTATTCTAACTGTCCGATGTTGTGTTCGTTACAGCTGACAGGGTTGGTCAGGGGGCTTAAGGAATTAGAGTGGTCAACAGGTCAACAATATGATTTCGTGTCCGTGAGTATTGATCCGAAAGAGACATACCAGCGTGCCAATTTAACAAAGCAAAAATACTATAAAGAATATAATCGTTCGGGAACAGGCGACGGTTGGCACTTCCTTTGTGGTGATCAGCCAGCGATTACAGAAATAGCAAAGGCAATTGGAGTACAGTACAAATACGTTGAGGAACGCAAGGAATTTGCACACCCGGCTGTTTTAGTTGTGTGTACTCCTGACGGCCGCATTTCCAGATATTTATATGGAATTCAATTTCCAGAGCAGACATTAAAATTAGCCTTAGTTGAAGCATCAGAAGGTAAGATTGGTTCAACCATTGATCGTTTTTTACTGTTTTGCTTCCATTACGATGCAGATAGTGGTCGGTATGCCCCGACTGCTCGCAATATTATGAAAATTGGTGGTTTTGCGACCGTCTTTATTCTGACTGTTGTTTTGATTCCCTATTGGCGGGGTCGAAAAGGCAGAACTGAAATCGAAATAGTCCAAACACAAAAAACAGCAGACGGAACCTGA
- the coxB gene encoding cytochrome c oxidase subunit II: MKLFIPNLLANDEAGFWFPPQGSTVAEGVDSVYFFILYVCTFFFVLIVGLMVLFMIKYRHRPGVEAEKTVTHNLTLELSWSVIPTILTIIMFWVGFTSYLDMRTPPDSSYEIDVVAKKWSWAFKYPNGWIESELHIPKGENVTLTMASDDVLHSLWIPAFRTKMDVVPGRYTQEWFNATKAGTYPLMCAEYCGQKHSEMITKVVVHETRGDFDKWLKIAADIHKNKTPVEAGEYFYKTRGCIQCHSLDGVKKNGPSFKGLFGKERQFTDGTSAVADANYIRNSILEPQSKIVVGFRPIMPTFKGQLTDQDITAIIAFIKSQK; the protein is encoded by the coding sequence ATGAAACTATTCATCCCTAACTTATTAGCGAATGACGAGGCCGGGTTCTGGTTCCCGCCCCAAGGTTCCACAGTGGCAGAGGGCGTTGATTCTGTCTACTTCTTTATCCTGTATGTTTGCACGTTTTTCTTCGTGTTAATCGTCGGTCTCATGGTTCTGTTTATGATCAAATACCGCCATCGACCAGGAGTGGAAGCAGAAAAAACTGTCACACATAATCTGACGTTAGAACTTTCCTGGTCAGTGATTCCTACAATCCTGACGATTATTATGTTCTGGGTAGGTTTCACTTCGTATCTTGACATGCGAACGCCTCCCGATTCTTCTTACGAAATCGATGTGGTCGCCAAAAAATGGTCTTGGGCTTTCAAGTATCCAAATGGTTGGATTGAAAGTGAATTACACATTCCAAAAGGTGAAAACGTAACGTTAACGATGGCTTCTGATGATGTACTTCATAGTCTGTGGATTCCAGCATTCCGGACCAAGATGGATGTTGTTCCGGGACGTTACACGCAGGAGTGGTTTAACGCAACAAAAGCAGGTACCTATCCACTGATGTGTGCAGAGTATTGTGGACAAAAACATTCAGAAATGATCACGAAAGTCGTCGTTCACGAAACCCGAGGCGACTTTGACAAGTGGCTGAAAATTGCTGCCGATATCCATAAAAACAAGACACCTGTCGAAGCAGGAGAATATTTTTACAAAACTAGAGGCTGTATCCAGTGCCATTCACTTGATGGTGTCAAAAAGAATGGCCCTTCATTTAAAGGCTTGTTTGGCAAAGAGCGGCAGTTTACTGATGGAACTTCGGCAGTAGCAGACGCCAATTACATTCGCAATTCGATTCTCGAACCACAGTCTAAAATCGTAGTTGGGTTCCGACCAATTATGCCTACGTTTAAAGGGCAATTAACTGACCAGGATATTACGGCGATTATCGCTTTTATCAAGAGTCAGAAATAA
- a CDS encoding cytochrome c oxidase subunit I has protein sequence MATIVDSSNPKSNLPVQYRELNYLNCSKGWKSWFFTLDHKRIGVMYLIGVTASFFFGGIFAVLLRTELLSPTKLLMGPDTYNQMFTLHGAIMTFLVIIPGVPAAIGNVILPVMLGAKDVAFPRMNLCSFYLWMFGAAFFVAAIVLGGLDTGWTFYTPYSITSNTSVITALLGVFILGFSSIFTGLNFIVTIHTMRPPGMTWFKMPLFLWALYATALIQVLATPVLGITGLLLVVERAFHIGIFDPALGGDPVLFQHFFWFYSHPAVYVMILPAMGVISEVIAVHSRKHIFGYRFIAYSSIAIAIFGFLVWGHHMFVSGQSKVVAVIFSAITFSVSIPSAIKVFNWLTTMYKGSIRFTTAMCYGLSFIFIFSIGGLTGLFLATLATDVHLHDTYFVVAHFHYVMMGSSLVGLFAAVHHWWPKISGKLFSEFWGRIACLGVFTGFNLTFFPQFILGTRGMPRRYYTYLPEFQNLHIMSTMGAYLLGISSALMAATLIYSVYRGKKAPANPWGGASLEWQCSSPPPHNNFDHPPHAGDPYVMESVVYDEEVEGFVPVECHEKKTGATTASGDNEV, from the coding sequence ATGGCAACTATAGTTGACTCCTCCAATCCAAAATCGAATTTACCGGTCCAATACCGTGAGTTAAATTATTTGAATTGTTCGAAGGGCTGGAAAAGCTGGTTCTTCACTCTCGATCATAAACGAATCGGTGTTATGTATTTGATAGGCGTCACAGCTTCTTTCTTTTTTGGAGGAATCTTTGCCGTTCTATTGAGAACCGAGTTATTATCACCGACTAAACTCCTGATGGGACCTGATACTTACAATCAGATGTTTACGCTGCATGGTGCCATCATGACCTTCCTGGTAATCATTCCCGGTGTGCCTGCCGCGATAGGAAATGTGATACTTCCAGTCATGTTAGGGGCGAAAGATGTTGCGTTTCCGCGCATGAATCTTTGTAGTTTTTATCTCTGGATGTTTGGTGCTGCATTCTTTGTAGCGGCTATAGTCCTGGGTGGGCTGGATACAGGTTGGACGTTTTACACTCCCTATAGTATTACATCGAACACAAGTGTGATTACCGCTTTGTTAGGTGTGTTTATCTTGGGATTCAGCTCCATTTTTACGGGACTGAATTTCATTGTAACAATTCATACTATGAGGCCCCCGGGGATGACCTGGTTCAAAATGCCTCTGTTCTTATGGGCTCTTTATGCAACAGCCTTAATTCAAGTTCTGGCAACACCTGTACTTGGGATCACAGGACTTTTGTTAGTAGTAGAGCGTGCTTTTCACATCGGAATTTTTGATCCGGCATTAGGCGGTGACCCGGTTTTGTTTCAGCACTTCTTCTGGTTTTATTCCCACCCTGCTGTCTATGTTATGATTCTACCTGCCATGGGTGTAATCAGCGAAGTGATCGCTGTCCATAGCCGGAAACACATTTTTGGATATCGTTTTATTGCCTACAGTAGTATTGCAATTGCCATCTTTGGCTTTCTTGTATGGGGACACCATATGTTTGTCTCCGGGCAATCCAAAGTAGTTGCAGTCATCTTCAGTGCGATTACTTTCAGTGTTTCTATCCCGTCAGCGATTAAAGTGTTTAACTGGCTTACGACGATGTATAAAGGCTCGATTCGTTTTACCACAGCCATGTGTTACGGTTTGTCTTTTATTTTCATCTTTTCGATTGGCGGCTTAACAGGATTGTTTTTAGCAACCTTAGCGACTGATGTTCATTTACATGATACCTATTTTGTGGTTGCGCACTTTCACTATGTGATGATGGGATCGTCACTGGTGGGATTGTTTGCAGCCGTTCATCACTGGTGGCCAAAAATCAGCGGTAAGCTGTTTAGCGAATTCTGGGGTCGGATTGCTTGTCTGGGTGTGTTTACCGGGTTCAACTTAACATTTTTCCCACAATTTATTCTGGGAACTCGAGGGATGCCACGAAGGTATTATACGTATTTGCCTGAGTTTCAAAATTTACATATTATGTCAACGATGGGAGCATATCTGTTAGGGATTAGTTCCGCTTTGATGGCTGCTACGTTGATTTATTCGGTCTATCGTGGAAAGAAGGCCCCCGCAAATCCATGGGGAGGCGCATCACTTGAGTGGCAGTGTTCTTCGCCACCACCTCATAATAACTTCGACCATCCTCCACATGCCGGAGATCCGTATGTGATGGAATCGGTCGTTTATGATGAGGAAGTTGAAGGTTTCGTTCCTGTTGAGTGTCATGAAAAAAAGACGGGAGCAACGACCGCATCAGGAGATAATGAAGTTTAA